One genomic segment of Pseudorca crassidens isolate mPseCra1 chromosome X, mPseCra1.hap1, whole genome shotgun sequence includes these proteins:
- the SMPX gene encoding small muscular protein: MSKQPVSNVRAIQANINIPMGAFRPGAGQPPRRKECTPETEEGAPPTLDEEKKSIPGAKKLPGPAVNLSEIQNIKSELKYVPKAEQ, translated from the exons ATGTCGAAACAGCCAGTTTCCAATGTCAGAGCCATCCAG GCAAATATCAATATCCCAATGGGAGCCTTTCGGCCAGGAGCTGGGCAACCCCCCAGAAGAAAAGAATGTACTCCAGAAACGGAGGAG ggTGCTCCTCCCACTTTGGATGAGGAGAAGAAGTCAATTCCAGGAGCTAAGAAACTTCCAGGACCTGCGGTCAACCTATCAGAGATCCAGAATATTAAAAGTGAACTGAAGTACGTCCCCAAAGCTGAACAGTAG